In Polyangiaceae bacterium, the DNA window CCATGGCACGCGCCCGCTGGGGCGATCGCCTGGCTCGAGCGCCACGGCACCACCTGTCCCCACTGCCTGCAAAGCTCGAAGCGCGTGCGCTACGTGGACGACGGCATCTCCGAACCGTTCCTGGTGTGCGCCGCCTGCGGTCGCTCCTTCGAGCTGACGGAGTGAGTCACGGCTCGCGATGTTCCCTCCTTCGACCGCGCGGGAGTGTCCAGAGAGGTGGGGTTCCTCGAGGGTTCGCGGCTTGCGGCCCTGGCCCAAGGTAGTAACATTGCTACAATGAAGAAACGGCGCGGCAAGGCGACGCAGATGACCAGTCGCGAGTTCAACCAACAGACCGCCCGGGCGAAACGTGCTGCGGCCGAGGGACCCGTCGTAGTCACTGATCGCGGTCGGCCTTCCTACGTGTTGATGAGCTACGACGCGTACCGCAAGCTTGCGGAGCAGTCGGGAAGCCTGATCGATGTCCTCGGCCGGCCGCATGGCGTTGCGGACGTGACGTTCAGTCCGCCACGTTCGAGAGAGCGCTCGAAACCGGCGACGCTGGACTGATGTTCCTCCTCGACACGAACGTGGTGTCCGAGCTGCGGAAGGTCGCCGCGGGCAAGGCGGACGCGGGAGTCTCGAGTTGGGCTCGCGCAACCGACGCCAACGCCATGTTCATCTCGGTCATCACGGTGCATGAGCTCGAGCACGGGGTTCGCCTTGCGGAGCGTCGCGATCGCCGGAAGGGCGCACTTCTGCGTCAGTGGTTGGACGGTAGCGTGCTTCCTGGATTTGCTGGCCGCATCCTGGCTGTAGACGTGGAAGCTGCTCGCGCTGCCGTCGGGTTGCACGTGCCGGATCCCGCGCCTTTTCGCGATGCGCTCATTGGGGCCAGCGCGCTCGTGCACGGCATGACGGTAGTGACTCGGAACGTCGTCGACTTCGAGC includes these proteins:
- a CDS encoding type II toxin-antitoxin system Phd/YefM family antitoxin; translated protein: MKKRRGKATQMTSREFNQQTARAKRAAAEGPVVVTDRGRPSYVLMSYDAYRKLAEQSGSLIDVLGRPHGVADVTFSPPRSRERSKPATLD
- a CDS encoding type II toxin-antitoxin system VapC family toxin; this encodes MFLLDTNVVSELRKVAAGKADAGVSSWARATDANAMFISVITVHELEHGVRLAERRDRRKGALLRQWLDGSVLPGFAGRILAVDVEAARAAVGLHVPDPAPFRDALIGASALVHGMTVVTRNVVDFERFPGIRVLNPWKK